Within Acidimicrobiales bacterium, the genomic segment CTCGCCGTCCTCGGATCGACGGCTGTCAACCTGGCCCGAGTCGGCCAGGGTGCGAAGCTGGTTGTACACCGTGGTCAGGCCGACTCGCTGGCCACGTGCTCGAAGCTGGGCATGAAGGTCCTGAGCGCTCAGGAACCCGTCAGCGTCCTCGAGAACGGCTGAGAGTGCGCGCTTCTGTCGCGTAGAGCGGGACCTGCTGGGCTCGGTCGGACTTGCCGTTGCCGAGCTCACGGGCTCACGACCATCGCCACGCGGGTGCCCATGGCGCCCAACGGTACCGGACGCCGTTGCGGGCCTTGGTTGGAGCGGCAACCCACATGAGGAACTCTACTTGCAACCGGAACACTTCCGCATTAGCCTCGCTATCTGCAACGATGTCCAGTAACGCCACCGAAGGAGATGGTGAGACCAAGAATGGCCAAGGTCAAGGAGGACAAGCGTCGGCGCTGGGGCGCCCGCTCACTGATGGGAGCGGGCGCGGCGTTGTTGGTGGTGGCCGCGGCGGCCGCAGGGTGCGGCTCGGGATCGTCGGCCAGCACCGGCTCCAGTAGCGGCAAGATCCAGGTGGCCGCGGCCGAGAACTTCTGGGGATCGATCGCCTCCCAGCTGGGGGGCAACAAGGTGGCGGTGACGAGCATCATCACCAATCCCGACACCGACCCACACACGTACCAGCCGACCGCCAGCGACGGGCGAGCCATCGCCGCGGCGCAGATGGTCATGTACAACGGCATCGGCTACGACCCCTGGGCGCCCAAGCTGGTCGCCGCCAACTCCGGTAGCCATCCCACCGTTCTCAACGT encodes:
- a CDS encoding zinc ABC transporter substrate-binding protein, with product MAKVKEDKRRRWGARSLMGAGAALLVVAAAAAGCGSGSSASTGSSSGKIQVAAAENFWGSIASQLGGNKVAVTSIITNPDTDPHTYQPTASDGRAIAAAQMVMYNGIGYDPWAPKLVAANSGSHPTVLNV